Proteins found in one Streptomyces sp. NBC_00461 genomic segment:
- a CDS encoding NAD(P)/FAD-dependent oxidoreductase, translated as MLEPAYQADVVIVGAGVAGLSAAHRLTSAGVTTAVLEAAPCVGGRMSTEKVDGFRLDRIGQLLSTAYPELRLTPGLDALVLRPFAPGVLLHSDGRHHRAVPPASAGGARGALHAVRALASAPAKSAPRSSAPLGTAVDQARLGTALARLAATPIERLLSRPELPAAQALAARGVPARTIDGFVRPLLAALLCDPELTTSSRCADLALRAFACGRLCLPEGGAEMLPELLARALPPGTVHTGVRVTSISTSAVTTAEHGEIRCRAVLLATDARAAAELLPGLRVPDFHPLTVLHHTTDEPPTTGASLLLDADRGGPVAHTAVVSAVDPSRAPAGRALISSTVLGTPPVDLDTAVRMHLARLYGTSTRRWESLAVHHTPDAVPAMRPPHDLRRPVRLLAGLYVCGDHRDTSTVQGALHSGHRAATAILTDLGAAGSMHRADPLPSTRAA; from the coding sequence GTGCTTGAGCCCGCGTACCAGGCGGACGTCGTGATCGTGGGAGCCGGGGTCGCCGGGCTCTCGGCGGCGCATCGGCTGACCAGCGCAGGAGTGACGACCGCGGTCCTTGAGGCCGCCCCTTGTGTGGGGGGCCGCATGTCGACGGAGAAGGTCGACGGCTTCCGGCTCGACCGGATCGGGCAGTTGCTGTCCACGGCGTACCCCGAGCTACGGCTGACACCCGGACTGGACGCGCTGGTGCTGCGTCCCTTCGCGCCGGGCGTCCTGCTGCACAGCGACGGACGCCACCATCGCGCGGTGCCTCCGGCGAGCGCAGGGGGCGCAAGGGGCGCACTCCACGCCGTACGTGCCCTGGCGAGTGCCCCCGCGAAGAGCGCCCCCCGTTCAAGCGCCCCGCTCGGCACCGCTGTCGACCAGGCCCGCCTCGGCACCGCACTCGCCCGGCTCGCGGCGACGCCGATCGAACGGCTGCTGTCCCGGCCGGAGTTGCCCGCCGCCCAGGCCCTCGCGGCCCGCGGTGTCCCCGCCCGCACGATCGACGGCTTCGTGCGCCCACTGCTCGCCGCCCTGCTGTGCGACCCGGAGCTGACCACGTCCAGCCGGTGCGCCGACCTCGCGCTGCGCGCCTTCGCGTGCGGGCGGCTGTGTCTGCCGGAGGGCGGTGCGGAGATGCTCCCGGAGCTGCTCGCCCGGGCGCTGCCACCGGGCACCGTGCACACCGGCGTCCGTGTCACCTCGATCTCCACGAGCGCGGTGACCACGGCCGAGCACGGCGAGATCCGCTGCCGGGCAGTCCTGCTCGCCACGGACGCGCGCGCCGCCGCCGAACTCCTGCCGGGCCTGCGCGTACCGGACTTCCATCCGCTGACGGTGCTGCACCACACCACGGACGAGCCACCGACGACGGGCGCGTCCCTGCTCCTGGACGCCGACCGCGGCGGCCCCGTCGCGCACACGGCGGTCGTGAGCGCCGTGGACCCGAGCCGTGCGCCCGCGGGCCGCGCCCTCATCTCCTCGACGGTCCTGGGTACTCCCCCGGTCGACCTGGACACCGCCGTACGCATGCATCTCGCACGTCTCTACGGCACCTCGACCCGCCGCTGGGAATCCCTGGCCGTCCATCACACCCCTGACGCCGTCCCCGCCATGCGCCCCCCGCACGACCTACGCCGCCCGGTGCGCCTCCTGGCCGGCCTCTACGTCTGCGGCGACCACCGGGACACCAGCACGGTCCAGGGAGCGCTGCACTCCGGCCACCGCGCGGCGACAGCGATCCTCACCGACCTGGGGGCAGCCGGCTCCATGCACCGAGCAGACCCGCTCCCATCAACACGGGCGGCATGA
- the lipA gene encoding lipoyl synthase, which produces MSAVAPDGRKMLRLEVRNSQTPIERKPEWIKTRAKTGPEYTKMQNLVKSEGLHTVCQEAGCPNIYECWEDREATFLIGGDQCTRRCDFCQIDTGKPEALDRDEPRRVGESVVTMDLNYATITGVARDDLEDGGAWLYAETVRQIHAQTAERADGRTKVELLAPDFNAVPEQLEEVFSSRPEVFAHNVETVPRIFKRIRPGFRYDRSLQVITAARDYGLVTKSNLILGMGETREEVSDALRQLHAAGCELITITQYLRPSVRHHPVERWVKPHEFVELKEEAEQIGFSGVMSGPLVRSSYRAGRLYQMAVELRQSAAPRQDTHVASQAV; this is translated from the coding sequence GTGTCCGCAGTCGCACCCGACGGACGCAAGATGCTGCGCCTGGAGGTCCGCAACAGCCAGACCCCCATCGAGCGCAAGCCCGAGTGGATCAAGACCCGGGCGAAAACGGGCCCCGAGTACACGAAGATGCAGAACCTCGTGAAGAGCGAGGGCCTGCACACGGTCTGCCAGGAAGCCGGCTGCCCCAACATCTACGAGTGCTGGGAGGACCGCGAGGCCACCTTCCTCATCGGCGGCGACCAGTGCACCCGGCGCTGCGACTTCTGCCAGATCGACACCGGCAAGCCCGAGGCGCTGGACCGTGACGAGCCGCGCCGTGTCGGCGAGTCCGTGGTCACCATGGACCTGAACTACGCCACCATCACCGGCGTCGCCCGCGACGACCTGGAGGACGGCGGCGCCTGGCTGTACGCGGAGACGGTCCGCCAGATCCACGCGCAGACCGCCGAGCGGGCGGACGGGCGGACGAAGGTGGAGCTGCTCGCCCCCGACTTCAACGCGGTTCCGGAGCAGCTCGAAGAGGTCTTCTCCTCGCGCCCCGAGGTGTTCGCGCACAACGTCGAGACCGTGCCGCGGATCTTCAAGCGCATCCGCCCCGGCTTCCGCTACGACCGCTCGCTGCAGGTCATCACGGCCGCCCGCGACTACGGCCTCGTCACCAAGTCGAACCTCATCCTCGGCATGGGCGAGACCCGCGAGGAGGTCAGCGACGCGCTGCGCCAGCTGCACGCGGCCGGCTGCGAGCTGATCACCATCACGCAGTACCTGCGTCCGTCCGTGCGTCACCACCCCGTCGAGCGCTGGGTCAAGCCGCACGAGTTCGTGGAGCTGAAGGAGGAGGCCGAGCAGATCGGCTTCTCGGGGGTCATGTCCGGGCCGCTGGTGCGTTCCTCGTACCGCGCCGGGCGGCTGTACCAGATGGCGGTCGAGCTGCGTCAGTCGGCCGCTCCGCGGCAGGACACCCACGTCGCCTCGCAGGCCGTCTGA
- a CDS encoding regulator, with amino-acid sequence MTERPAQRTLNRQLAALIAEAGFSNAGLARRVDQLGLEHGLDLRYDKTSVTRWLRGQQPRGTTPALIAEVFTRRLGRRLTAQDLGLDACAPVYAGLEFAATPEEAVDIVGGLWRKDSGSHAELRKIAFTPAGLVVPSRDWLIGRADDRVARGEQPIRVPAQGRPVVPRQRGQAERGPGQRVTSGDIAALRSVGELFRTLDNMYGGGHARQALVRYLEHECEPMLRGTYGEQTGRRLFGAAADLTRLAGWTSYDIAAHGLAQRYFVQALRLAQAAGDRAYGSYVLVTMSRQAVYLGHGREAVQLARVAQQGVGTNAPPVVQALLHSAEARGHGVLGEVRNCTASLVRAERALETARAGDEVPYWARFFDEAQLADEFGHAHRDLQQFRAAAQHAERSLQLRAPSFARSRLFCRVVLASARLGLGELDQACQLGAEAAGAAAEMRSVRAIEYVRDFERRLEPYKDAAPVRGYRDRVAALG; translated from the coding sequence ATGACGGAACGACCCGCGCAGCGCACTCTCAACCGTCAGCTCGCCGCGCTCATCGCAGAAGCCGGGTTCTCCAACGCGGGTCTCGCCCGTCGAGTCGACCAGCTCGGTCTCGAACACGGGCTTGATCTTCGATACGACAAGACGTCGGTCACCCGCTGGTTGCGCGGGCAGCAGCCACGCGGCACCACTCCCGCCCTGATCGCCGAGGTCTTCACCCGCCGTCTCGGCCGCCGTCTCACCGCCCAGGACCTCGGCCTCGACGCCTGTGCGCCGGTCTACGCCGGGCTGGAGTTCGCCGCCACCCCCGAGGAGGCCGTCGACATCGTCGGAGGCCTGTGGCGCAAGGACTCCGGCTCGCACGCCGAGCTCCGCAAGATCGCGTTCACCCCGGCCGGCCTTGTCGTGCCCAGCCGTGACTGGCTGATCGGCCGCGCCGACGACAGGGTCGCCCGGGGCGAACAGCCCATCCGTGTCCCCGCCCAGGGCCGCCCGGTCGTACCCCGCCAGCGTGGTCAGGCCGAACGCGGCCCCGGCCAGCGGGTCACCTCCGGCGACATCGCCGCGCTCCGCTCGGTCGGCGAACTGTTCCGCACCCTCGACAACATGTACGGCGGCGGCCACGCCCGCCAGGCCCTCGTGCGTTACCTGGAGCACGAGTGCGAGCCGATGCTGCGCGGCACCTACGGCGAGCAGACCGGCCGCCGGCTGTTCGGCGCGGCCGCCGACCTGACGCGGCTGGCTGGCTGGACGTCGTACGACATCGCCGCGCACGGGCTCGCCCAGCGCTACTTCGTGCAGGCGCTGCGGCTCGCGCAGGCGGCGGGGGACCGGGCGTACGGCTCGTACGTGCTGGTCACCATGAGCCGCCAGGCCGTGTACCTCGGGCACGGGCGGGAGGCCGTGCAGCTGGCGCGCGTGGCCCAGCAGGGCGTGGGCACCAACGCCCCGCCCGTCGTACAGGCCCTGCTGCACTCCGCCGAGGCGCGCGGGCACGGCGTGCTCGGCGAGGTACGCAACTGCACCGCCTCGCTCGTCCGCGCCGAACGGGCGCTGGAAACGGCCCGCGCCGGTGACGAAGTCCCGTACTGGGCGCGGTTCTTCGACGAGGCGCAACTCGCCGACGAGTTCGGGCACGCGCACCGTGACCTGCAGCAGTTCCGTGCGGCGGCGCAGCACGCCGAGCGGTCGCTCCAGCTGCGGGCTCCCTCCTTCGCCCGCAGCCGGCTGTTCTGCCGGGTGGTCCTCGCCTCCGCCCGGCTCGGGCTGGGTGAACTGGACCAGGCCTGTCAGCTCGGTGCGGAGGCCGCGGGGGCTGCCGCGGAGATGCGGTCCGTGCGGGCGATCGAGTATGTCCGGGACTTCGAGCGGCGGTTGGAGCCGTACAAGGACGCGGCGCCGGTGCGGGGGTATCGCGACAGGGTCGCGGCACTGGGGTGA
- the glnA gene encoding type I glutamate--ammonia ligase, producing the protein MFQNADEAKKFIADEDVKFIDVRFCDLPGVMQHFTLPVEAFDPDEELAFDGSSIRGFQAIHESDMALRADLSTARVDSFRRDKTLNINFFIHDPITGEQYSRDPRNVAKKAEAYLASTGIADTAYFGPEAEFYVFDSVRFATSANESFYHIDSEAGAWNTGALEDNRGYKVRYKGGYFPVPPVDHFADLRAEISLELAKSGLQVERQHHEVGTAGQAEINYKFNTLLAAADDLQLFKYIVKNVAWRNGKTATFMPKPIFGDNGSGMHVHQSLWTGGQPLFYDEAGYAGLSDTARYYIGGILKHAPSLLAFTNPTVNSYHRLVPGFEAPINLVYSQRNRSAAMRIPITGSNPKAKRVEFRAPDSSGNPYLAFSALLLAGLDGIKNKIEPAEPIDKDLYELAPEEHANVAQVPTSLPAVLDRLEADHEFLLAGDVFTPDLIETWIDFKRANEIAPLQLRPHPHEFELYFDV; encoded by the coding sequence ATGTTCCAGAACGCCGACGAGGCCAAGAAGTTCATCGCGGACGAGGACGTCAAGTTCATCGACGTCCGCTTCTGCGACCTGCCGGGCGTCATGCAGCACTTCACGCTGCCCGTCGAGGCGTTCGACCCGGACGAGGAGCTCGCCTTCGACGGCTCGTCGATCCGCGGTTTCCAGGCGATCCACGAGTCCGACATGGCCCTGCGCGCCGACCTGTCGACCGCGCGCGTGGACTCCTTCCGCCGTGACAAGACGCTCAACATCAACTTCTTCATCCACGACCCGATCACGGGCGAGCAGTACTCCCGTGACCCCCGCAACGTGGCGAAGAAGGCCGAGGCCTACCTCGCGTCGACCGGTATCGCGGACACCGCGTACTTCGGTCCCGAGGCCGAGTTCTACGTCTTCGACTCGGTGCGCTTCGCGACCAGCGCGAACGAGTCCTTCTACCACATCGACTCCGAGGCCGGCGCCTGGAACACCGGCGCCCTCGAGGACAACCGTGGTTACAAGGTCCGCTACAAGGGCGGCTACTTCCCGGTCCCGCCGGTCGACCACTTCGCCGACCTGCGTGCCGAGATCTCCCTGGAGCTGGCCAAGTCCGGTCTCCAGGTCGAGCGCCAGCACCACGAGGTGGGCACCGCCGGCCAGGCGGAGATCAACTACAAGTTCAACACGCTGCTCGCCGCGGCCGACGACCTGCAGCTCTTCAAGTACATCGTGAAGAACGTCGCCTGGCGCAACGGCAAGACCGCGACCTTCATGCCGAAGCCGATCTTCGGTGACAACGGCTCGGGCATGCACGTCCACCAGTCCCTGTGGACCGGCGGCCAGCCGCTGTTCTACGACGAGGCCGGTTACGCGGGCCTGTCGGACACCGCCCGCTACTACATCGGCGGCATCCTCAAGCACGCCCCGTCGCTGCTGGCCTTCACCAACCCGACGGTGAACTCGTACCACCGTCTGGTCCCGGGCTTCGAGGCGCCGATCAACCTGGTGTACTCGCAGCGCAACCGCTCCGCGGCCATGCGTATCCCGATCACCGGCTCGAACCCGAAGGCCAAGCGCGTCGAGTTCCGTGCGCCCGACTCCTCCGGCAACCCGTACCTGGCCTTCTCCGCGCTGCTGCTCGCGGGCCTGGACGGCATCAAGAACAAGATCGAGCCGGCCGAGCCCATCGACAAGGACCTCTACGAGCTGGCTCCCGAGGAGCACGCGAACGTCGCGCAGGTCCCGACCTCGCTCCCGGCCGTCCTCGACCGCCTGGAGGCCGACCACGAGTTCCTGCTCGCGGGCGACGTCTTCACGCCGGACCTGATCGAGACGTGGATCGACTTCAAGCGCGCGAACGAGATCGCCCCGCTGCAGCTGCGTCCGCACCCGCACGAGTTCGAGCTCTACTTCGACGTGTGA
- a CDS encoding RDD family protein, translated as MENRDAIGSWLSGPRAAAEEAGVDFGYPGQQLGLPQEGPGSIARPGRRFGALVVDWALCLLIAYGLITHGYERATGNWALLVFFLLGVLTVGTIGFTPGKRLFGLRVVALDTGRPSPLRAALRTALLCVAIPALIWDRDGRGLHDRLARTVEVRI; from the coding sequence GTGGAGAACAGGGATGCAATCGGCTCGTGGCTCTCGGGCCCCCGCGCGGCCGCAGAGGAAGCCGGTGTCGACTTCGGATACCCGGGTCAGCAGCTCGGCCTGCCGCAGGAGGGGCCGGGCTCCATCGCCCGCCCGGGCCGCCGGTTCGGTGCGCTGGTCGTCGACTGGGCGCTGTGTCTGCTGATCGCATACGGCCTGATCACGCACGGCTATGAGCGGGCGACCGGCAACTGGGCCCTGCTCGTCTTCTTCCTGCTCGGCGTCCTGACGGTCGGCACGATCGGCTTCACCCCGGGCAAGCGCCTCTTCGGCCTGCGCGTGGTCGCCCTGGACACCGGCCGCCCCAGCCCCCTGCGGGCCGCCCTGCGCACGGCCCTGTTGTGCGTGGCCATCCCGGCCCTGATCTGGGACCGCGACGGCAGGGGCCTGCACGACCGCCTCGCGCGCACGGTCGAGGTCCGTATCTAG
- the lipB gene encoding lipoyl(octanoyl) transferase LipB, with protein MSELRFVRMGFGAEAVDYQVAWDEQRRVHAARFADEIPDTVLLLEHPPVYTAGRRTADNERPLDGTPVIDVDRGGKITWHGPGQLVGYPIQQLPRPVDVVAHVRRLEEALIRTCAEFGVQTARVEGRSGVWILGDPVEQRPTPGGLSLDFDPRLHDEEFDPRMNGPEYAPSNAGQRREDRKIAAIGIRVAKGVTMHGFALNVNPDNKWFDRIIPCGIRDAGVASLADELGRDVTIAEVLPVVERHLRDVLENAELKPRDIEKTPAHISPSGV; from the coding sequence GTGAGTGAGCTGCGGTTCGTCCGGATGGGATTCGGCGCCGAGGCCGTCGACTACCAGGTGGCGTGGGACGAGCAACGCCGGGTGCACGCGGCGCGCTTCGCCGACGAGATCCCCGACACCGTGCTGCTCCTGGAGCACCCGCCCGTGTACACGGCGGGCCGGCGCACCGCGGACAACGAGCGCCCCCTCGACGGCACTCCCGTCATCGACGTGGACCGCGGCGGCAAGATCACCTGGCACGGCCCGGGCCAGCTGGTGGGCTACCCCATCCAGCAGCTCCCGCGCCCGGTGGACGTGGTGGCCCATGTGCGGCGCCTGGAGGAGGCACTGATCCGCACCTGCGCGGAGTTCGGGGTGCAGACCGCGCGCGTCGAGGGCCGCAGCGGCGTGTGGATCCTCGGCGACCCGGTCGAGCAGCGTCCGACGCCAGGAGGGCTGTCCCTCGACTTCGACCCCCGTCTGCACGACGAGGAGTTCGACCCGCGCATGAACGGCCCGGAGTACGCCCCCTCGAACGCCGGCCAGCGCCGCGAGGACCGCAAGATCGCGGCGATCGGCATCCGCGTGGCCAAGGGCGTCACGATGCACGGCTTCGCCCTCAACGTGAACCCGGACAACAAGTGGTTCGACCGCATCATCCCGTGCGGCATCCGCGACGCGGGCGTCGCGTCACTGGCCGACGAGCTGGGCCGCGACGTGACGATCGCGGAGGTGCTGCCCGTGGTGGAGCGGCATCTGCGGGACGTACTGGAGAACGCCGAGCTGAAGCCACGGGACATCGAGAAGACGCCGGCACACATCAGCCCGTCCGGCGTTTGA
- a CDS encoding DUF4191 domain-containing protein, with the protein MARKDTAADAANPGRLKQIALTYKMTRKADKKIGLVLAAVGIGIFGVFLAIGFLIGHPIYLGILGLLLAFLGTAIIFGRRAERAAFGQMEGQPGAAAAVLDNIGRGWTTTPAVAMNRSQDVVHRAVGKAGIVLVAEGNPNRVKSLLAAEKKKMNRIVADVPVHDILVGTGEGQVALKKVRTTMLKLPRVLTGPQVTATNDRLRAMGDLMSNMPLPKGPMPKGMKLPKGGPKAR; encoded by the coding sequence ATGGCGAGGAAGGACACGGCAGCGGACGCTGCGAACCCCGGGCGACTGAAGCAGATCGCTCTGACCTACAAGATGACCCGCAAGGCCGACAAGAAGATCGGTCTTGTACTCGCGGCTGTCGGCATCGGCATCTTCGGTGTTTTCCTCGCGATCGGTTTCTTGATCGGTCACCCCATCTATCTCGGGATCCTGGGCCTGTTGCTCGCCTTCCTCGGAACGGCGATCATCTTCGGGCGCCGGGCCGAGCGGGCGGCCTTCGGGCAGATGGAGGGCCAGCCGGGCGCGGCCGCGGCGGTACTGGACAACATCGGCCGGGGCTGGACGACGACGCCCGCGGTGGCGATGAACCGCAGCCAGGACGTGGTGCACCGGGCCGTCGGCAAGGCCGGCATCGTCCTGGTCGCCGAGGGCAACCCGAACCGGGTGAAGAGCCTGCTGGCCGCCGAGAAGAAGAAGATGAACCGCATCGTCGCGGACGTGCCGGTGCACGACATCCTGGTCGGCACGGGCGAGGGCCAGGTGGCGCTGAAGAAGGTGCGGACGACCATGCTGAAGCTGCCGCGCGTCCTCACGGGTCCGCAGGTGACGGCCACGAACGACCGGCTCCGTGCCATGGGCGACCTGATGAGCAACATGCCGCTGCCCAAGGGGCCGATGCCCAAGGGCATGAAGCTGCCGAAGGGCGGCCCGAAGGCCCGCTGA
- a CDS encoding SCO2195 family GlnR-regulated protein — translation MQAAPVRATAIPSFTTALRAVESLLMSSGQRTARRNAWTSVLEDRRRAKDRVEAQRVLDQTLVPRP, via the coding sequence ATGCAGGCCGCGCCGGTTCGCGCCACCGCAATCCCGTCGTTCACCACTGCACTGCGTGCAGTCGAATCGCTGCTCATGAGCAGCGGCCAGCGCACCGCCCGTCGCAACGCCTGGACCTCCGTCCTGGAGGACCGCCGCCGAGCAAAGGACCGGGTCGAGGCCCAGCGCGTCCTGGACCAGACGCTCGTCCCCCGCCCCTGA